The following DNA comes from Rosa rugosa chromosome 5, drRosRugo1.1, whole genome shotgun sequence.
ATGACCCACAAAGTTCAGAGGCTCGGTACCATCAAGTTGCAACATAATCCTTCACATATACAAAAAAGCTTAGTCTGCAGCCGTTTATAGGCAAATGAAAAACTTCTGACAATAGACATTCTCAGATTTGTTTGGTGGCAACTTACAGTCCAAAAAATAGCAGATGGGGCATCATTGAAAGATACTCGAGCAAGCCCAATGTCTCATATCTTTAATTTGCAGTCAGCATTAGTAAGGATATTTTTTGGCTTTAAATCTTGATGAAATACATTTGCTGCAAGAAATGCAAAGCAAAATGAATTAAATCACTGAAACTGCAGACAGTACTATAATTAGTCCAAAATACCAACCTGTATGAATATACTTTAAACCACGAACAAGCTGGTACAGGAAAAACTGATAATGCTCAGGGGTAAGACCAGCATTTGCCTTGATAACCTGGTGAAGGTACGATTCCATCAACTCAAACACAACAGAAGCCTAAGAAATCAACTAAACCTACCATCAATATTCAACCAAACAAACAATAAGCTattgaaaacaaacaaagaaccaAAATCAGATCAAGACCCAGATTCTGAAATGCAAAGAAGAATGAGAAAGGCACCTTCTTAACAGAAGGAAGCAAGGACTACATCCATATGAAGATAAGCATGAAACAAACCTTAGCCCTCAGAATACGACCAAGACGCTGTGCTTCTTGACGTCTTGAATCAGCATGTGATTATATCAGGATGCATGTCCCATTTACCATTAGGAGAGTATGCATGTTCTTTCCTCTTGAATGCGCCATTCCAGTCATTTATAATTGCATTGTCAGTCCTATCATTTTTCAACAGAAGATAACTATGAAATCAATAGAAGTTACTAATCGATAATGGTGTATTTTATCCAGTTTGATTCAGGCAGCAAAAGTAAGCTGAGACTAAGAGTACAAAGCTGAAAAACCAATCAACAGCTAAGACTAAGATTAGAAAGCTAGAAAACCAATTAAAAGCTACCTTCCAGGTAGAAACCTTGTTATTTCTACCCACTTGTTACCATACTATTCGACCTGGTAAAAACTTTGCAATGATAGACCATCTTCTACACCATACTTTTCAACTAGCTTGATTAGACAATCATTTCACTTGCATTAAATTCCTGAACCAAATACACAATGAATAAAAATGACACAACAAAGTCACAGATCATTATTTGAAAGAGCAAGCTCTAGCATGATTACTTTAGACTAAAGCCATTTTAATAACAGATAACTCCAAGAGAAAATTCAAACAATTCGAATATTTCCAAGAAGAAAGATTTAACATTCAGGCCTTAAACTTAGACGCATACCAGACTGGTCACAAACTTTTCAAAATTGTTAGCAATTCATGTTTTTAGATCTTGCAATCACAACCCTTATATTCTGCAGTCTTGCCTACCCCAGTCTAATAATCTCTTACTAAATTTCTCTTGCCTAAAAATAAACCAAACTAGCAACTAGcatatataaaaagaaaaacataccaTCGGCCCTAGTGTCTAACAAGAAATggaagattgaaaacataaacaGCTAGGGTTCGAAGTAAAATTGAAGCTCCGAGAGGGGAAGAGAAATAGGCGTATCGATTGGAATCAGAAATGAGCGGACAGCGCCGAGCTTGGAGACTGCTTCGCGGCGAATAAGGCTGATGAAAGCATGGTCGAGCTGAgacggggactaggcggttttttttttaaataatttttattttatttttataccgtataattatataaatataaatataaaatatattatAATGTTTAAAAATAGTGAAAAATACTTAAAATATGAATAAAATGTTCGACAACAATGAAATAGTGAGTTCTTAGAAATAAGAAAAATTGTAAATTTAATTCTTGCAAGTCTATTTctcaaattcttcttctccatatatatatatatatatatgcaatcaCGTTTACCAAAACATATGCTCTATATAATTCCATAACAGAGCATAATTAATTTGAGCATACAAGTATACAACCTGTCAATTGATTATATTCCCATTCACAAAGGCCAAAAAGAGTTCAAATAATCAAGTCCCATCCAAAACTGCCGAATTTCATTATTTCAAAGGAGATACATAACCAAAAGTTCATTATAATAGTATAATTAATCTGAGCATACAAGATTACAACCTGTCAATTGATTATACTCCCATTCACAAAGGCCAAAACAGCCGAACAGCTCCAAGAATTAGAAACACAAGTCAAAACAGCCGAACAGCTCCAAGAATCAGAAACACCAAAGCCCAGCAGCTTAACAAGAGATTCAGAGACTCACTGAGcttgaaaaacccagaaattgaaCCAAGTCTTCTGCTTTGTTGCTTGATAGCTTGAAGAGGAGTCAGAGAGCAAACCAAGAGTGAAGAGTTGGCGCCTTTGACTGGAaagtgaaaacccagaaagagtgtgtgagattgtgagaatcatgattcatgaaagCCAGAAATTCGATTGAATGTTCTAAAACCCAGAATTTCGACTTACCAGCAAGGCAGCAAATCAGCAATGTCACCGTTGTCACCGGCGACTCGAAGTCGGAGAAAGGCTGATAATAGATGGCCCGTGCGGCTGTGCTggggggagagggagagggagagagagagagagagagagagagagagaggagaaacgGCCTTCATCACACCTAGTACCCTATCTTCGATTTGGGTAAATTGGGATTAAGTAtgaagagttaaaaaaaaaaaaaaagaggactgAAACGCCTAGTCGCCGACCCTCCCAGGACCGTctaggccgcctaggcggccgacttTCTGCCTAGCGCCTAGCTTGCTCTACTAGACCAAAATCGGAACGGGGTTGTGGCCcctaggccgatttttagaaccttgtttCTAACTAAAGGCACACATTTCTTCTTCTGTGCCTATTGATCACTTAGAGGCACACATCCTTCATCTGTCCCTATTATATGTGTCCCCTTAGGCTCTTTTTCTAGTAGTGCTAGCTGATTGAGTTCGGGGGGATCAAACTCGAGATGTTTGATGTGTTTGGTCCCTTGAATGTGCATTAATGGACGTATCACTCAACTTTGCatttagggctgtcaattccgacacgacccgataacacgactcgaaacccgcaccaaataaagcgggttgaactcgcacgattaaaaagtgggtcggccgtgggtcaacccgtcatgacccatttaataaatgggtcggccacgggtcaacccgccaacacgaagtgaacccgtataacccgattatgctatacttcttcttgaaattttagacGTTAGGAGTATCTGATCATagaattagacaatttgaaatattttgctttataattattggatttaattatttatgaataatatataattatttatattattcgtcttatggagtttttagtgaatttaatcaatttatgcatttttttagttaaatgggtcgcattgttaacctttaaatgagtcattttgtctaacacgacacgacctatttattaaatgggttaagcgggttggaaacgggtaacccgtttaataaataggttgggtttgagtttatatttttgacacgattattaaatgggttgggtttgggtttgtatcttgCGTCACGACAAATACATTGACCCGACATGACCCATTGACAACCCTATTTGCATTTCATATATACCTGTTTAAATCACAACAGGagtgacaaataaaattaagagacaattgtattttggggaaaaaaaaataagttggtggTGTAAGAGGAAAAAAAGTCTCTAGAATTAGGGCAAATGGTCAAAATTGGTCAAAATCATCatacttaccccagcaacagatttgtATTCCCACTTTAcccattttaaaataaaatgacaatttttcCCTTCGTATAATTAAGAAATTGCATCCATGCCactctttcctctctctctccacgcCGCCGGCCTACTCTCTCTGCATCGTCAAACCTATCCGCCACGATTCGAGTCACCTCTTGAAAGGAAAGTGCACGCAATTCGAAAGCGCAATCCAACCATCACCTCATAGAAGAAATCAATCGCCGGATTGGACCGTGACGACGATGAATCATCCCAAAACACCTCACAAGCATATTGAACGAAGGAAACAGTGGATCTCGATACCTACCTACGGTATCTGCCTCATTCCCGTCACTACCATGGTAGTCGTCGGCCTGACGCTGTGAGATCGGACCAACAAGGGTCAGAAGACGGCGTTTGAcggtgctctctctctctgagttcGACACTCTTCCTCTGCCAATGACGCCATTTTTGCCCCAAAACAACAACTCAGGGTCTTTCTCCGGTCCCGggtctttctttgtttttgccccaaaacagcaaTCGGCGAAGAAAAATGAAGaggtgggtgcccaaatcaattttttattttttttggtaaaatgggggcaaaaggaaagaaaaaaggaaaaaatagttTTATTGAGAGCAATAAAGGTCTACTAGAGGGCAATAGAAgtctgttaaaggtctattggggggcaataaatgttttgaattaatgtaatctccttgtctttttccttaatcaaagttttgtttgtctaattttagatagattagttctcattccggctaCCGAAATGTCTACTAGGGAGTAATAAAGGtctattagggggtaataaaggtttatttggggggggggggggagggagggggcaataaacctctacgGCCtcatatgagatctccgactaCCTCTTTGAGGACTTCCggtgaggtttcataaacttttattgcccccaataaaggtctattggggggcaataaacctttctgacgacctatgagatctctaaCGACCTCCgacgaggttttcagagaagtctggTGGGTGGCGGCCGATGACCAGATTCCGGCGGCTGACGACCGGATTCCTGTGACAGGTTTCCGATGAAGTCTcttatggcttctctctctttctctctatgtaacaaagaggtgagggcaaaatagtctaaaaaaaaaacttaattgtgtattagggaataccttattagagtctttatgggtaagtgggaaaaaaaaataagttggtggtgtaaggggaaaaaaaagtccctagaattagggtaaatggtcaaAAACCCTTGTATTTTTATTGAACTAGCTAATTACCAAGTTTTAACCCTAGCTAATTAACCTGGCTAATTACCCATTTTTAACCCTCTTTCACATTCGAATGCTTGCATAGGTTGCATAGGTATTAGTTTATGCTTGTGTGGATCGACCTGTAAAATCTCGTGTCAATGCGAGAGTTTGTACAAACCGGCCTAAAATCAACGGAGAGAAGTGTGGGGTTAATTTGAATTGAGAACCGATCAGAGACATGCCCAAAATTAGATCTCTGCTTTGAAATAGATCGTTTCAGTTGATCTAGACCTACATGAAAACCTTATTATAAGTACTGTAGCAAAAGCAGCCATATCCATTATTACTTATCTGctaaatagagagagagagagagagagagagagtttaacTCAAGAAACCAATACAACTGATTAATAAATAGAATCTGTAAGGGACGtacattttatttttggttcaaaACTAGCTCGCTAGCTATTACACAGTCATTTACAAAGCACAGCAGGCATGTAATTGTCACTGCATAGTACTGCTATTATATATGAATCAGAAAGAAGTGTAGATTTGCATCTGGGTCAAAATATGCTCAAAGTTATCGGTAGACTTCTCAATGGGATGAGAGTGCATGCCTTCATATGTAGTCACCACAACTCCTTCATCCTTGGTTAGTCTCTGAACCTGCTTTTTCACATTGCAGCCCTGATGCGTGCACCGATAGTAGCTTCTACAGCCATTAAACAATAAACATGTTAGAAACTAGTAATTAACCAGTTATCTCAATGCATACAGATTAATTAACTTATATGCGTGTTTGAATATTACTGGCGCATGCATTATATATAAAGCTGGGACTTCTAGAAGGAGGGGTTAAAAATTCAGTAATCTACTAATTAATTTCCtatactatatatataatataatatatatgtaaGGATAGATCGATCTGTTTGTTGCCCTCTTATTATCTTAACATCTCAATTAATTAAGAAGATTATACATTGACTAATTATTATTAGCAGCAGTCATCAGAATGCAGCACGCCAAGAAGGCAGCAGGCAAGCTAGCCATGCTTGACTCCGGGGACAAGCTCCATTTGCTAATCCATGTGCATGAGAATGGCtagctctatatatatatgtgtgtgtgtgtgtgtgtgtgtgtgccaCACTGTTGTGTTCCAAATAAGCACTAACTATCTTCATTTCTTACTGCAGAACTGCAGAAGTATGCAAATCGATCTAGCAATTAAAGCCACATATGATAATATGAGATATAAATACACAAACTGCTAGCTTGCTTTTAACTGTGAATTAATGTTGTACCTATATAGTTTCCCACTTTCCCCCAATATAGCTAGGCTTTGTATGTTAATTTCTTATACATTTCTTCATTTTGATTATGTCTCCGAAACTGGCCACTTAGTATGTAGAAGAAGTAACGTACATGAGGTTTTCATACATCGATTGCAATCGAATCCCTGGAGCTACGCATTGGATACCAATTATAGCTACGACATCATGCATGATCATCGTAATCGATCGAATACTAGAGTTTGTGTAATCATTATTCATTACTTGATCTCTAATGAGTAAGGTAGTTTCTATACGTACAGAGATAAAAAATAATGGGTATAGAATTATTAAGGACTAATCCGTAGCATGTGGCATGATTAAACTGATTTGGATGACCACAGTACTTGGTGATTTAGTTGAAATCCATGTATTAATTTTAGTCACCGTGTAATTAATCAGATAAAGAGATGTAATCGAATTTGATCAACATGTTATCTTCCTGTAGATTAAGTTAATATATAGAGTAAATTGATGTAGAAGTCCCAATTAGTTCGAACCTCCCCTCTTCttccatgagagagagagagagagagagttaatatatatatgatgatgaACTGACCTTGGGAATTTGTTGTTCTTGACTGCTTTTTGGCCATACTTTCTCCACCTGTATCCATCGTCAAGTATATCGACTTGGCTCCTGGTCTGAAACGCATATCTCGGCTTCCTGATCTTCTTCTCTCCCTTCTTCATCCCTGCCCTTACTGCTGTATTACTTTCACCCTCCCCAAAGCTTTTCATGCTCTGGGAAATACTACTCATGCTGTTGATACTGTTCGAAACCTCCATCTCTGACATCAGCCCCAAGAACCCATTTGACTTATTGTTGCTAGCTTGGTACTGATCGTTACTATAAGCATGATGAGGATGACTGTTCACCATGTTCAATGACATAGAGGAAGCAGCAGCAGGTGGTGTCGTTGATGAAGAAGAGTAAAATGTTGGGTAGGTTTCCATCATAAAACAGAGaggtagagaaagagagaggagtcCAATAGCTATAAGAAAAGTTGGGAAGATTGATTCAAGATGGTAGTGTGTGGTTTATATATAAAGCTAAAGTTATTTGTGGGCTAATCTAATCTATATTAgaatcaattaattaaataaaggcAGTGAGAGGCGGCTGGGTGGCGCCTAATAGCCTGTAGCTCTTTTTTGTCCCATGGTTGGTGTCGTAAACGGCACGTAAACGGAGAGTGATTGATATTAGTAAAGGATAAATTATAATGGTCATTCCACAAAGATAATTGATTATCGATCAATTAGTCTTATGAGCTTGGATGCTTCATGATTAACTTGGAAATTATGTAAGGTGATTACGAATAGTTTAATATAGTCACTGGGTTGATCTTGACCAAAGTTAACCTAAGATTTCTTGCGGGTATACTTTTCTTTGAATATTGGAAGCATATAAGTTTCTTTAAGTTGAGGAAGGAGACTGATATTTGTAGAGCTTGCTCACGTGTATAATGTATGTGGACTATATCCAAAGGTTTTTGGCATGGTATAATAATATATGCAGGCAATGCAGCCAGCCCCACGAGGTTGGGATTTGGGACTCTGTATATAAAGTAGTCCTATATATATGTCTGTCTGGTAGCGGCAGCGCAGTTTCTCCAGTCAGAACATGTGCTCTCAGATTATTCTCTAGGGTTAATGTTCTCAATGAGTAGCATGATAAACTTATGGCATGGAAGAattacgtgtgtgtgtgtattaattCAATCAATACATTGAAGATGATCCTACGGTCATTTACGGatttagaaaattttcttctcTATTAGGTCATTTAGGTGAGAATAAGAATTTTTTCTTGTGATAATGAATATATTCTCGCGTAACATGCGCTAGTGCCCTATTCGTATTCCTTGCATACTCAACCTTAATTAAGTATTTCCTATGCTTATGTACGTGTTTTTGCATAATAATTTTAAGCTATTTTATTACTCATCATAAATTCAATTGGAGATAATTGCTTACGTTCACGCGTTAGATGATTCTGAGTATTATTCAATTAAGTTTGGCGCAATTTCAATTGTAATTGGAAGATAGATATATAAGATAGATTATTATATATCAATCTGATGTCGCGTGATCGATATCGATCATCATGATCTTCCGAGAAGTATGTTAGGGTAAATCGGGAGTTGAAACTAATGACCAGTATACTAATGTTATTGGTTCAAGTTAACTCTTATTTCCATATCTCTGAATTCTCTGTATTTTGAAGTAACAGTAGTACGTCATCCGGTTATATATTCAATGGATGTGgaaaagtgtgaaacaacaactAGTCTTTGTCCACACTGGTTGACTAAATGCGGCAGACACTAAATACATGACGATCGATGAcaatgaatgaatgaaagaaCAGCTCATTAGCAGCAGAGAAAACATATTCGTACAAATATTCATTTTTCATCAGATTGATCAATTGACTGTTGACGATTATATAAGACCGGACTTTCAATCACAGATATGTACATGGTTTTACTGGGTTCTAATTTCGATCACCTATTTCCCTTGTTCGTGTgtgcgtgagagagagagagagaggaatctTAAATGGGCACGTGGGTTTGAATAGAGACTCCGAAAGGAACGAAAGGAAGGTCTCAAGGAAAGCAGTAATAGCGAGCTAATGATCATGGCGGCCGGACTAGATGTCTGTTTTTAAGGTTTGGTTATTTATTATCTGCACAGGCTCGATCTGCTGGTCCATGAAAGTAATATATGAGCGGATCCAATATTTTGACCTTTCAACTGTTTTGCGGGTCTGAGTTTCCGACTGACTGCTCAGTAGTCCCAGACCCTCTTGCACCTTAATTTCATGTccacttctcaaaaaaaaaaaaaaaaaaaattcatgtccatGTCGGTTATAGCAACTTTCTCGACCTAGATGACTAGATGAGAGagacttgcgtggggcagccgcaccacgtggaTATAGGATAGACCAATTAACCCCCAACAGAGGGGGTCTTTTGGGCATTACACTTTTAAAAAGTAGGGGCAGTTTCGGAACAAGGAAAACAATTTTCTGATATCTAATTGGCTTGCCCTTTatccacgtggtggggaaacccctaCCTAAAAATTTTTCAAGCTAGCTAGAATGCTAGATGGGTTTGAGCTACTTAATTAGCCATCGATATCACCTTTTCAATTTTCACCCGCAAATTAGTATAGATGGATATCCAATCTATAAGCTAGACCAGGACAAGTAACAACTAGCTCTATTGGTACCATTTAATCAATCAAATATAAAATCTTGTTATACTCAAATATGTATAGTTCATCTCAGATACTAATTATAAGGGACAGGTTATGgtactgtgatgtttatcatacactcattttacatttatttaaacaaaaattacaattgatatgaatcaaaattacaacattgagaacaaagttaTCATATTCacttacactatttacatataattaaaccaaaattacaacattgacagcAAATTTGTTAAAAAACTTGTAATAAGTTCGTAggtggtgtaattaccattaataaagctaagattacacaaaatatgactcatgttactactctgacaacaaatttgttgtcacatttgtAAATGTCATTTGTAAATGTGTGTATGACATATGGGTATGTATTATAGAATTTCCCCTCATTATAAGTTACAACTATCGGTTCTTTAAAATATATTTCTGAAAAGGTTATATGAATTGCAAAGAATCGAGTAAGTTTAAAATTGCTTAGCCGAAGATGATTATTGGTTGTAGTTATATAGATTTTTTATTGAAATACTTGTACATCCAATTACTTTGGATTGATGATAAATGGATGTTTAAACTATTTTGAGTTTGTAAAAATGATATTCAAGTGACAAACTGTAATGAATAGTAAATATTATGTTATAATGTAATTTAtgatcaagttcaaattaaagGAATTGTTATTTTTTGTAACCCGCAAAAGAAGTGGTTGGAATTTAAACTTCTTTTAACTTATATATACTTCTGTTTATATATTTAGAAAAccctctgctagggtttgagagaacgTCGTCCTTGGACATGCGTTTCTGCAACTTCCTCCATCTCCGATGGAGCAAATTTCCGGCACTTCCCCCGGTGTCGCAGCCATCGAGTACGGTCCAGGCCGTCTCTCCCTTTTATCTGTTATTCTCCAAGAAGttgaggtcctcgatccgattTGAAGCGACTTCGTTCATTCTTCCTCAGATTGGTTTGATCTGGGCCTTGAGGTCGCCTTCGGTTCGTCGTCCATTTGGATTGGGGACTGTTGGTGACTGGAAAATCTGGGATCCAGGGCGTTTGTGCCTGGAGAGACGGTCATcctccgggtcgggtcagattCTTTTTATGGCTGATCGGCGTCCAATGGCGGTGATCGTGGTGGGTGTCAGGCTTAGGAGCCGGTGTTCGTTCCATCCTTCTGGGGCGCTGAAGAGGCGATGGGAGAGGTGCAGCGATCGGGTCTTGGGTGGCATCTGTACTGCGGCCAGTGGCATGGGTGGCGGCGGTTGTTGTCTGGTTGATAGGGCCGAGAGGTTCCTTCTCCGACGAAGGGCGGTGGAGCGGCGATCAAACCCGAGATCAGAGATGGTTTGGGTGCAAAGGGTACTGTTGGGTGCCAAAAGGTGGGCTTAGGCCCTTGCTTTGTTGGACTGCTCACGTAGGGTATTGGGTTGGGCCCACCtaattagggttttgcaaatggTGTATGACCCCGAAGGTGTTAgggttcgcatttgggatccggAAGACTTTTTCTGAGCCCTAACTTTTTCTATATGTTCGAATTGCTTCTTTggttacttaggtagaagattgctctctattcagCGCACTTCTTTGCGTGGAGTAGGCAAGAtcggtcacactaccgccggttaccttgatagaaggttaccctttGTTCGGCGTATatctttgcgtggaagtatggtcgaccatactattggtaccgttttacatagcccggaTTCTGTCCGGTGCCTCaccaaatgcttaattgcatcccttcgtatccttgctaggttttatttccgatgctttgttgcatctagtatttctcttattattttctattttgatgTCGGTTCGACATCTATAAGTTGTAAATTttcttatgattattattaataaaatggttgactattattctcaaaaaaaaaaaaacttatactTTTTATAGTGTTTGTAAgcgttgattttattttattttttgggagGGGGGTTTTCATTCTTGTCCCCCATACATGTATGATTGATTTCTTATTGATTGGAATAAATTTTCTgtcacacaaaagaaaaataataactaAATAAAAAAGTAATCAAATTCTCATGTCTTTCCCGCTAGAATAATAATATTTGGTCGTGTATATGAGGCGCTATTAATGTTGgggagaatttcacaaatgatcattcaactatgactcattcgacactttagttactcaattttcaaatatatcaatttgatcactcaactattattttgtcaatcactttagtcaccaaATTGACATTTTGTCTCACTTTAATCTCTTCTTCTAATCATTCCAATTCGTACTTCTCAATTTTTTATAATTGATCAGATGCAAATATCCTtcatattgtggcaaataatttttttttaataaaaaaaattaacggagtgactaaagtgaataacagagttaaagttgagtgacca
Coding sequences within:
- the LOC133709695 gene encoding probable WRKY transcription factor 75 codes for the protein MMETYPTFYSSSSTTPPAAASSMSLNMVNSHPHHAYSNDQYQASNNKSNGFLGLMSEMEVSNSINSMSSISQSMKSFGEGESNTAVRAGMKKGEKKIRKPRYAFQTRSQVDILDDGYRWRKYGQKAVKNNKFPRSYYRCTHQGCNVKKQVQRLTKDEGVVVTTYEGMHSHPIEKSTDNFEHILTQMQIYTSF